In candidate division KSB1 bacterium, one DNA window encodes the following:
- a CDS encoding NAD(P)-binding domain-containing protein gives MELLFIFAWTVFVVAWQLHRRWQRDRRNQARLEQNRREDIKVPPSLHPFIDPERCIGCGSCVTACPEGEVLGLVLMKAALLQPDHCVGHGRCEAACPVGAITLVLGAEDNGVEVPVTDENFQTRVPGVYVVGELGGIGLIRNAMLQGLQCVEAIAARPRRPGAHYDVIIVGAGPAGLAATLQAAAKGLRYLTLEQNDIGGTILKYPRNKIVMTAPLALPGYGKIHFHDVRKEELLAEWEKIIAKTGISIQVRKRVEQVVRHDELLEVFAGGEHYTAPHLVLALGRRGIARRLEVPGEHLPKVRYELDDPRAFAHRDCLVVGGGDSALECVLMLVEAGARVSWSYRQRNISRAKARNREAVTAAVRRGEIRAFLPSVVKEITTAAVVLDLEGADKVIPNDAVFIMAGGVLPFEFLKTIGIEMRTLHGEPVPSRRAA, from the coding sequence ATGGAGCTTCTCTTCATCTTCGCGTGGACCGTCTTTGTCGTGGCATGGCAGCTACACCGGCGCTGGCAGCGCGACCGGCGCAATCAAGCCCGTCTCGAACAAAACCGGCGCGAGGACATCAAAGTGCCGCCCTCGCTGCATCCTTTTATCGATCCGGAGCGCTGTATCGGCTGCGGCAGTTGTGTGACTGCCTGCCCGGAGGGGGAAGTGTTGGGCCTGGTGCTTATGAAAGCCGCGCTCCTGCAACCTGATCATTGCGTCGGCCACGGCCGCTGCGAAGCCGCCTGTCCGGTCGGGGCCATCACGCTGGTGCTCGGCGCCGAAGACAACGGCGTGGAGGTGCCGGTGACGGATGAGAATTTTCAGACGCGCGTACCCGGCGTTTATGTGGTGGGAGAGTTGGGCGGTATTGGCTTGATTCGCAATGCCATGCTGCAGGGCCTGCAATGCGTGGAGGCCATCGCGGCCCGGCCACGCCGCCCCGGCGCCCACTATGATGTGATCATCGTGGGTGCCGGCCCGGCCGGCCTGGCCGCCACACTGCAGGCCGCAGCGAAGGGGCTGCGTTACTTGACCCTCGAACAAAACGACATCGGCGGAACCATTCTGAAGTATCCGCGCAACAAAATCGTCATGACTGCGCCGCTCGCTTTGCCCGGCTACGGCAAGATTCATTTCCATGACGTGCGCAAGGAGGAGCTGCTGGCAGAGTGGGAAAAAATCATCGCCAAGACCGGCATCTCGATCCAGGTGAGAAAGCGGGTCGAACAGGTGGTGCGGCACGACGAACTGCTGGAGGTTTTTGCCGGCGGAGAACATTACACCGCCCCTCACCTGGTTTTGGCGCTGGGCCGGCGCGGCATTGCCCGCCGCCTCGAGGTTCCCGGTGAGCATTTGCCCAAAGTGCGCTATGAACTCGATGACCCGCGCGCGTTCGCCCATCGCGACTGTCTGGTGGTGGGCGGCGGCGACAGCGCACTGGAATGCGTCCTGATGCTGGTCGAAGCCGGCGCACGTGTCTCCTGGTCCTATCGCCAGCGCAACATCTCGCGCGCCAAGGCGCGCAACCGTGAGGCGGTCACCGCAGCGGTGCGCCGCGGAGAGATCCGGGCTTTCCTGCCCAGCGTGGTGAAGGAGATTACCACCGCCGCGGTGGTGCTCGATCTCGAGGGCGCCGACAAAGTCATTCCCAATGATGCCGTCTTCATCATGGCCGGCGGTGTCCTGCCGTTTGAATTTCTGAAAACGATCGGCATTGAAATGCGCACGCTCCATGGCGAACCTGTTCCCAGCCGGAGGGCCGCGTGA
- a CDS encoding ATP-binding cassette domain-containing protein: MIIVNDLTVEYPVAGGVRRVLSQVSLTLAEGEFVALMGANGSGKTTLARCLNGIVTPSAGEVWVDGLNTRDPHALREIRRRVGLVFQHPDNQMVAPTVERELAFGLENLGLPRPEMQRRIAAMLELFHLSHCRERAPHQLSGGEKQRVALASIMVMQPRHLICDEPTSLLDYPARRAFFDMLARLRLPPDGGTPLTILHITQFAEEALFADRLLILHRGEIVLAGPPVDLLQRVGELAAVGLQAPVEFRAFDHLRRHGHASLPLAEVRLSPIL; encoded by the coding sequence ATGATCATCGTCAACGATCTTACAGTGGAATATCCCGTGGCGGGTGGGGTGCGGCGCGTGCTGTCGCAGGTCTCGCTGACGCTGGCCGAGGGTGAGTTCGTGGCGCTGATGGGCGCCAATGGCTCGGGCAAGACGACGCTGGCGCGTTGCCTGAACGGCATCGTGACGCCTAGCGCCGGTGAGGTTTGGGTGGATGGTTTGAACACACGCGACCCGCATGCGCTGCGCGAGATTCGCCGCCGCGTCGGGCTGGTGTTTCAGCATCCCGACAATCAAATGGTCGCGCCAACCGTGGAGCGCGAGCTGGCTTTCGGGCTGGAGAATTTGGGACTGCCGCGACCGGAGATGCAGCGCCGCATCGCGGCCATGCTGGAGCTGTTCCACTTGAGCCACTGCCGGGAGCGCGCCCCGCATCAACTCTCCGGTGGGGAAAAACAGCGGGTGGCGCTGGCCAGCATCATGGTGATGCAACCGCGCCATTTAATCTGCGACGAGCCGACCTCCCTGCTGGACTATCCCGCGCGCCGGGCCTTTTTCGACATGCTCGCCCGGCTGCGCCTGCCGCCGGACGGCGGCACGCCCTTGACGATCCTGCATATCACCCAATTCGCCGAAGAAGCCCTGTTTGCTGATCGTCTGCTCATCCTGCATCGCGGGGAAATCGTGCTGGCGGGCCCGCCGGTCGATCTGCTGCAACGCGTCGGGGAGTTGGCGGCGGTGGGTTTGCAGGCGCCGGTGGAATTTCGTGCGTTCGATCATCTGCGCCGGCACGGCCATGCCTCCCTGCCGCTCGCGGAAGTGAGGCTTTCCCCGATTCTGTGA